The genomic stretch GAGCATAAAGGATTTATCCTCAATTTGGGCTATCAAAGACGAGATATAATCGTCTACCCGTATATTAAGTTCATACTTGAACATCTGATGTATCAGCATGAGCGCATCAACATATATTTCTTTGTTCCCCGATGCCAGCACAGAGAAAAATTTTTCAGGAACTGTGTCAAAAATGTTCACGTATCCACCTGCCAATCCATTTGGTATTATAATTCATTTGGTTACAATAGGTCTTTTAAAATAGTCTTATTATACCATGAATTGGAAGAATATGACGAATATTGTTCTTACTAGAGTAAAGGGCTGAACTTTTCAGCCCCTCCTCATCAAACCGTACGTGAGGTTTTCCCTCATACGGCTTTCCGATGTTCGTCATTCATCGGCATGCAGATTACAAGAGCGTCTTTAATCCGTGAAGCTTGATCAGGTGTTTTACTTCTTGAAAGGAACTCTTCCATCTCGCTCGCTGACGTTTCTTCGCATACCATCTCATGAACCGTTGCATAATATACCAATCCAATTTCGCCAATTTCTGCTGGCTATAGGCGGTATAGTAATAGTTCCGCCACCCTTGGATTTTCGGGTTTAACCATGCCACATGTTCTTCGACTGATTTTTGTCGCATCCCTGGCGGGGCAAGTCGTTCTTTGACCACTTCCCGTATACGTTCCTCCGCCTTCCGGGTTAGCCACTGCTGGGTCGTGTAGTAAACGCGTCCTTGCGACGTTTCCGCTTTCGTCTTCCTGTGATGCATGCCTAGAAAGTCGAAACCCTCCTCACCTGTCCACAATCCTACGATTCGCGTTTTCTCAGGATGCAAGGTGAGCTCAAGCCGTTCCATGATCGCTTGGATCAGCGCATAGGCTCGGTCTGCCTCTTTCTTCGTCTTGCAAACGACCACCAGATCGTCTGCATAGCGCGTCAATTCTCCCAAACTCTTACCGTGGCGTTCCCACAACAGATCGAAGTAGTTCAGATAAATATTCGCGAGCAGCGGCGAAATGACTCCGCCCTGCGGCGTGCCTAAATCTGAGCGCCGTACTTGACCTTCTTCCATAACCCCCGCACCTAGCCACTTTCGCACTAGCTTCAATATCCGCCGATCACTGATTCGCATCGCCACCAGTTTCATCAGCTTCTCTTGATTAATGGCATCAAAGTAGCCTTGGATGTCGACGTCGATCACCCAATTCCCTTTGCGGTTGCAGGCTTTCCGAATGCGTTCTAGCGCTTGTTTGGCACTGCGTTTTGGCCGAAAGCCGAACGAGACTTCCTGAAAATCCATTTCAAAGATGGGTTCCATGATCATTTTCGTTGCCATTTGGATGACGCGGTCACGTACCGTTGGGATACCTAATGGTCTTTGCTTGCCATCTTTCTTCGGAATGTATTGTCTTCTGACCGGCGCTGGATGATACGTGCCTTCTTTCAGTAAGCGATGACACTCTTCGATGAAGTTGAAATCTCCTTGCTTTTCAATTTCTGCAAGGGTTTGGCCATCAACGCCTGCTGCGCCTTTATTGGCACGTACTCGGCGCCATGCTTCCCAGAGCATATCTCTTCGGTACACCTTGTCATACAAGGCATGGAATCTGCGCTTCTTGTTTTCCTTGACCGCTTGACCTAGTTTCTCTTGGAGTTGTTGA from Paenibacillus sp. FSL H8-0548 encodes the following:
- the ltrA gene encoding group II intron reverse transcriptase/maturase, with translation MNAERLTTPKENVQQLQEKLGQAVKENKKRRFHALYDKVYRRDMLWEAWRRVRANKGAAGVDGQTLAEIEKQGDFNFIEECHRLLKEGTYHPAPVRRQYIPKKDGKQRPLGIPTVRDRVIQMATKMIMEPIFEMDFQEVSFGFRPKRSAKQALERIRKACNRKGNWVIDVDIQGYFDAINQEKLMKLVAMRISDRRILKLVRKWLGAGVMEEGQVRRSDLGTPQGGVISPLLANIYLNYFDLLWERHGKSLGELTRYADDLVVVCKTKKEADRAYALIQAIMERLELTLHPEKTRIVGLWTGEEGFDFLGMHHRKTKAETSQGRVYYTTQQWLTRKAEERIREVVKERLAPPGMRQKSVEEHVAWLNPKIQGWRNYYYTAYSQQKLAKLDWYIMQRFMRWYAKKRQRARWKSSFQEVKHLIKLHGLKTLL